The following are encoded together in the Drosophila takahashii strain IR98-3 E-12201 chromosome X, DtakHiC1v2, whole genome shotgun sequence genome:
- the wapl gene encoding protein wings apart-like — MSRWGKNIVVPLDSLCKEKENTNRPTVARSVGTVGKWGKMGFTSTRTYTLSALHPMAAAAAAAAAAASPSQSPASTQDHDPNDLSVSVPEPPKPKKFFKSRNTAPPEVIAQIIQQLPHCGASGASPMRDQFSAGGAGGATPTSGTYEAGGPKTKPGKGGNSAERKRKSPKKKAAAAAAAGATPGGGAGSAEATSTPGAFYGASDRDGDGLSDPASEQPEPKQKQPKKPKEEKKLKPEAPPSRVLGRARKAVNYCEVDEDERYPTPTKDLIIPKATRQPAEVAATVTAAAAAAAAAASSSEAFISSTFGSPESEPSLPPPTSAPSASASQLPCASSGASNPPSASRTPEHPPIVLRISKGTSRLVSTDSEEPPSSSPAHQQNPLPATQEEEEEEPSRRTGDETVPASTPKITVKPLKPPPGAAEDSVEGGGGGSSAAAPPASESLDPANEDEEDEEEEEDEEEEPPEINYCTVKISPDKPPKERLKLIIKTDVIRNAIAKAAAAAESRSEKKSKSKKHKHKQLQAPIQSSGAAAAAAVGNPIEPNSEFKTPSPHLAFSEAQNPPSQHLHPQRGSAVISPTTRSDHDFDSQSSVLGSISSKGNSTPLLLAQAVQEDSCVIRSRGSSVITSDLETSQHSSLVAPPSDIESRLESMMMTIDGAATGAAAVVPETPLQEDILAVLRGEVPRLNGNAAAAEEEEEGQQQPPPKRATRGRGRKANNNAAEAAPPATETRTRGRAKGAEAATISPPAPKRSTRGTRGSKKAEQEVDMEVDEAAVEEPIEQASPPLRRGRNAAAARANNNNSASVNNNINKIAANLSAKAEASRLVEGGAAGGAPRSYGRKRKNQQVTQVLQQEQAVGQEQEEPAEAEEEQPTPAKMPHREHSPDHDPDPDPDELSNNSNNSSLQHDGSSSSPPPRDFKFKDKFKRTLTLDSQGAGGAAAAATGGAPTEPPGEQRSAVKLVISKKKGSIFKSRALVPSDQAEQASVAKRHLYKHSWDAALEANGGGTGSDASNASAAGVAGAKDHLLLHHLAAGKSDGDFGDSPSSNNNGSSSACSSASTLRGDSPALGKISRLAGKQGVPATSTSSDAFDLDLEPIAGELDLERSAGAGAASGGAASGAAGGGGTTGASGGGGPIRVDRKTKDYYTVVRNVKTAHQIQEIGEYQEMDDDVEYILDALQPHNPPATRCLSALQLAAKCMMPAFRMHVRAHGVVTKFFKALSDANKDLSLGLCTSAIMYILSQEGLNMDLDRDSLELMINLLEADGVGGSTESGHPDRAGYDRNKQKVRELCEEIKAQGKGTHLNVDSLTVGTLAMETLLSLTSKRAGEWFKEDLRKLGGLEHIIKTISDFCRPVIACDTEIHWQPALLDNIQTVARCLRVLENVTQHNEANQRYMLTFGQGKAVETLCQLYRLCSRQLMLHPSVDCAGSSNKEHPGVAMRELLVPVLKVLINLTHTFNEAQPSLGAELLGQRGDVVETSFRLLLLSANYIPDHCVFELSILVLTLLINLCMHTLPNRAALMQAAAPAEYVADNPPAQGSVSALQALLEYFYKCEELARLVEKNTDAFLESNEKGKKKQEEVEETVNNLLQRAGHHMEHTLKGSYAAILVGNLIADNELYESLVRRQLRGNSFKEIIGVLEKYHTFMNLTSSLEAAFVAHMKSTKRIIDNFKKRDYIYEHSDEHDNILPLNLETTAQVLAVGTTDMSHAAASSSSATAAASSSTSPTGGAATRVTRVYKTYSSHR; from the exons ATGTCGCGCTGGGGCAAGAACATCGTGGTGCCGCTGGACTCGCTCTgcaaggagaaggagaacaCCAACCGGCCCACCGTCGCCCGCTCCGTGGGCACCGTCGGCAAATGGGGCAAGATGGGCTTCACCTCCACCCGCACCTACACCCTGTCCGCCCTCCATCCGATGGccgcggcagcggcggcggcagcagcggccgcCAGTCCCTCCCAGAGTCCCGCCTCCACGCAGGATCACGATCCCAACGACCTGTCCGTTTCGGTGCCGGAGCCCCCGAAGCCCAAGAAGTTCTTCAAGTCGAGGAACACCGCCCCGCCGGAGGTTATAGCCCAGATAATCCAGCAGTTGCCGCATTGCGGTGCCTCCGGTGCATCGCCCATGCGGGATCAGTTCTCGGCcggtggtgctggtggtgccacgcccacctcgGGCACCTATGAGGCGGGCGGACCGAAGACGAAGCCGGGCAAGGGCGGCAATTCCGCAGAGCGGAAGCGCAAGTCGCCCAAGAagaaggcggcggcggcagcggcagcgggagCAAcgccaggaggaggagcaggatcaGCAGAAGCCACCTCGACGCCTGGTGCGTTCTACGGAGCCTCCGATCGCGACGGCGATGGGCTGAGCGATCCCGCCTCGGAGCAGCCAGAGCCGAAGCAGAAGCAGCCGAAGAAGCCGAAGGAGGAGAAGAAACTGAAGCCAGAGGCACCGCCTTCGCGGGTTTTGGGTCGCGCCCGCAAGGCTGTCAACTATTGCGAGGTGGACGAGGACGAGCGCTATCCCACGCCCACCAAGGATCTGATCATTCCCAAGGCGACGCGGCAGCCGGCGGAGGTGGCGGCCACAGTAacagctgctgccgccgccgccgccgccgctgcctccTCGTCGGAAGCCTTCATCAGTTCCACGTTTGGCAGCCCGGAATCGGAGCCATCGCTACCCCCGCCCACTTCAGCGCCCAGTGCATCCGCCTCCCAGCTGCCCTGCGCTTCAAGCGGCGCGTCTAATCCTCCGAGCGCCTCGCGAACGCCGGAACATCCTCCCATCGTGCTGCGCATCTCCAAG GGCACTTCCCGCCTGGTCAGCACGGACAGCGAGGAGCCGCCGAGCAGCTCGCCCGCTCACCAGCAGAACCCACTTCCGGCCacccaggaggaggaggaggaggagccttCCCGACGGACGGGTGACGAAACAGTTCCTGCAAGTACGCCAAAAATCACAGTGAAGCCACTGAAACCGCCGCCAGGAGCAGCAGAGGATTCGgttgaaggaggaggaggaggatcctCCGCTGCGGCGCCTCCAGCCAGCGAATCCCTCGATCCCGCaaacgaggacgaggaggacgaagaggaggaggaggacgaggaggaggagccgccGGAGATCAACTACTGCACGGTGAAGATATCGCCGGACAAGCCGCCCAAGGAGCGGCTCAAGCTGATCATCAAGACGGACGTGATCCGCAACGCCATCGCCAAAGCCGCCGCAGCCGCGGAATCCCGGAGTGAGAAGAAGTCCAAGAGCAAGAAGCACAAGCACAAGCAGCTGCAGGCTCCAATTCAGTCcagtggagcagcagcagcagcagcagtcggtAATCCTATAGAGCCCAATTCCGAGTTCAAGACGCCCTCACCTCACCTGGCCTTCAGTGAGGCCCAGAATCCGCCATCTCAACACCTGCATCCCCAGCGAGGCTCCGCGGTGATATCGCCCACCACCCGATCCGACCACGACTTCGACTCGCAGTCCTCGGTGCTGGGCAGCATCTCCTCCAAGGGCAACAGcacgccgctgctgctggcgcAGGCCGTCCAGGAGGACAGCTGCGTCATCCGCAGCCGGGGATCGAGTGTGATCACGAGTGATCTGGAGACCAGCCAGCACTCCTCGCTGGTGGCCCCACCCTCGGACATTGAGTCGCGTTTGGAGTCCATGATGATGACCATCGATGGTGCGGCCACGGGAGCAGCTGCCGTGGTTCCAGAGACGCCGCTGCAGGAGGACATACTGGCTGTGCTGCGCGGAGAAGTGCCGCGTTTGAATGGCAAtgcagcggcggcggaggaggaggaggaggggcagcagcagccgccgccgaAGAGGGCCACGCGTGGCAGGGGCAGAAAGGCGAATAACAATGCTGCTGAAGCAGCTCCTCCGGCCACGGAAACCAGGACAAGAGGCAGAGCCAAGGGAGCAGAGGCAGCTACCATTTCGCCACCGGCACCCAAGAGAAGCACACGAGGCACTCGAGGCTCGAAGAAGGCCGAGCAGGAGGTGGACATGGAGGTGGACGAAGCGGCTGTTGAGGAACCCATCGAACAGGCTTCGCCGCCGCTGAGAAGAGGTCGCAATGCGGCCGCCGCCCGGGCCAACAACAATAACTCAGCCAGCGttaacaacaacatcaacaagATAGCCGCCAATCTGTCGGCCAAAGCGGAGGCCAGTCGCCTGGTGGAGGGCGGGGCAGCGGGCGGAGCGCCACGTAGTTATGGGCGCAAGCGAAAGAACCAGCAGGTGACGCAGGTtctgcagcaggagcaggcggtcggccaggagcaggaggagcctgccgaggccgaggaggagcagcccaCGCCCGCCAAGATGCCGCACAGGGAGCACTCGCCGGACCACGATCCGGATCCCGATCCCGACGAGCTGTCCAACAACTCGAACAATTCATCGCTGCAGCACgacggctcctcctcctcgccccCGCCGCGCGACTTCAAGTTCAAGGATAAGTTCAAGCGAACGCTTACCTTGGATTCTCAAGGAGCGGGAGGAGCAGCCGCTGCAGCAACAGGAGGAGCACCAACAGAGCCACCTGGCGAGCAGCGCAGCGCCGTCAAGCTGGTCATCTCGAAGAAGAAGGGCAGCATCTTCAAGAGCCGCGCCCTGGTGCCATCCGACCAGGCGGAGCAGGCGTCGGTGGCCAAGCGGCATCTGTACAAGCACAGCTGGGATGCCGCGCTGGAGGCGAATGGCGGTGGGACGGGCAGCGATGCCAGCAATGCCTCGGCAGCGGGAGTGGCCGGGGCCAAGGATCATTTGCTGCTGCATCATTTGGCGGCGGGCAAGTCGGATGGCGATTTCGGTGACAGTCCGTCGTCCAACAACAACGGCTCCTCCAGTGCCTGCAGCAGTGCGTCCACGTTGCGCGGCGACAGTCCGGCGCTGGGGAAGATCTCGCGACTGGCGGGGAAACAGGGAGTGCCAGCCACCTCCACGAGTTCCGATGCCTTCGACCTGGATCTGGAGCCCATTGCGGGCGAACTTGACCTGGAGCGAAGTGCAGGAGCGGGAGCAGCTTCCGGGGGTGCAGCGAGTGGAGCAGCTGGCGGCGGTGGAACGACTGGAGccagcggcggcggaggaccCATTCGCGTCGATCGCAAGACCAAGGACTACTATACGGTGGTGCGGAACGTGAAGACGGCCCACCAGATCCAGGAGATCGGCGAGTATCAGGAGATGGACGACGACGTCGAGTACATCCTGGACGCACTGCAGCCGCACAATCCGCCGGCGACGCGCTGCCTCTCCGCCCTGCAGCTGGCCGCCAAGTGCATGATGCCCGCCTTCCGGATGCACGTGCGTGCCCACGGCGTGGTCACCAAGTTCTTCAAG GCTTTATCCGATGCCAACAAGGACCTCAGCCTGGGCCTGTGCACCTCGGCCATCATGTACATCCTCTCGCAGGAGGGCCTCAACATGGACCTGGATCGCGACTCCCTGGAGCTGATGATCAACCTCCTGGAGGCGGACGGCGTGGGCGGCAGCACGGAGAGCGGACACCCGGACCGAGCGGGCTACGACCGCAACAAGCAGAAGGTCCGCGAGCTGTGCGAGGAGATCAAGGCGCAGGGCAAGGGAACGCATCTTAACGTGGATTCGCTGACCGTGGGCACGCTGGCCATGGAGACGCTGCTCTCGCTGACATCCAAGCGGGCGGGCGAGTGGTTCAAGGAGGATCTGCGCAAGCTGGGCGGTCTGGAGCACATCATCAAGACCATTTCGGATTTCTGCAGACCGGTGATTGCCTGCGACACGGAGATCCACTGGCAGCCGGCGCTGCTGGACAATATACAGACGGTGGCGCGATGCCTGCGAGTCCTCGAGAATGTGACGCAGCACAACGAGGCGAACCAGCGCTACATGCTCACCTTTGGCCAGGGCAAAGCAGTGGAGACCCTCTGCCAGCTGTACCGCCTGTGCAGCCGGCAACTGATGCTGCATCCCTCGGTGGACTGTgcgggcagcagcaacaaggaGCACCCGGGCGTGGCCATGCGAGAGCTGCTGGTCCCCGTGCTCAAGGTGCTGATCAACCTGACGCACACGTTCAACGAGGCGCAGCCCTCGCTGGGCGCCGAGCTGCTTGGCCAGCGGGGCGATGTGGTGGAGACGAGCttccggctgctgctgctctcggCCAACTACATTCCCGACCACTGTGTCTTCGAGCTAAGCATACTG GTTCTCACCCTGCTAATCAACCTGTGCATGCACACGCTGCCCAATCGGGCTGCGCTGATGCAGGCTGCCGCTCCGGCGGAGTACGTTGCGGACAATCCGCCGGCGCAGGGATCTGTTAGTGCCCTGCAAGCGCTGCTCGAGTACTTCTACAAGTGCGAGGAACTGGCCAG ATTGGTGGAGAAAAACACGGACGCCTTCCTCGAGAGCAACGAGAAGGGCAAGAAGAAACAGGAAGAAGTGGAGGAGACGGTCAACAATC TTCTGCAACGCGCCGGCCACCACATGGAGCACACGCTGAAGGGAAGCTATGCGGCCATCCTGGTGGGAAATTTGATAGCGGACAACGAGCTGTACGAATCGCTGGTGCGGCGTCAGTTGCGAGGGAACAGCTTCAAGGAGATTATCGGCGTGCTGGAGAAATACCACACGTTTATGAACCTGACCTCCAGC TTGGAGGCGGCCTTTGTGGCGCACATGAAGTCCACGAAGCGCATCATCGACAACTTCAAGAAGCGCGACTACATCTACGAGCACTCGGACGAGCACGACAACATCCTGCCCCTGAATCTGGAGACGACGGCGCAGGTTTTGGCCGTAGGAACCACGGACATGTCGCATGCTGCTGCCTCGAGCTCATCCGCAACTGCAGCTGCTTCCTCATCAACATCGCCCACGGGAGGAGCAGCGACGAGGGTGACGCGGGTGTACAAAACGTACAGCAGCCACAGATAA
- the LOC108056412 gene encoding uncharacterized protein isoform X2: MFNNQATQHKQSQLLNPFSQDGRASSPKPTFSKDQYGKPLAGSLTEMRGQKANIHVMKEMLELCQIINSEGYDVKDEPTMRVIPFGELFNIYNYISDKVVGILLRARKHKLVDFEGEMLYQRRDDNVPVFLLKPIKEIRSEMDAKIEDIKRAASPAPPQSTSVLMDRSAHEQNLKSRTPSPAVGKSAKAKSASPAPVPKSAAPVVQAAPAPVPVAEPAPAPEAAPTPAPVEAPAPSPAPVEIKPEEPAAPEAAPVAVIVSAAEAEPEPEAPATKEEAAAPVAPAPAPTAAEDLPTIVIEATAEFVRTVSVEQLAPSPAEATQSSPDESQPESTTA; the protein is encoded by the exons ATGTTCAACAACCAGGCGACGCAGCACAAGCAGTCGCAGCTGCTGAACCCCTTCTCCCAGGACGGACGCGCCTCCTCGCCCAAGCCGACCTTCTCGAAGGACCAGTACGGAAAGCCGCTGGCCGGCAGCCTCACGGAGATGCGTGGCCAGAAGGCCAACATCCATGTGATGAAGGAGATGCTCGAGCTGTGCCAGATCATCAATTCGGAGGGCTACGACGTCAAGGACGAGCCCACCATGCGCGTGATTCCCTTCGGCGAGCTGTTCAAT ATCTACAACTACATATCCGACAAGGTGGTGGGCATCCTGCTGCGCGCCCGCAAGCACAAGCTGGTGGACTTCGAGGGCGAGATGCTCTACCAGCGGCGGGACGACAATGTGCCGGTCTTCCTGCTGAAGCCGATCAAGGAGATCCGCAGCGAGATGGATGCCAAGATCGAGGACATCAAGCGGGCGGCCAGTCCGGCGCCGCCGCAGTCCACCTCGGTGCTGATGGACCGCAGTGCCCACGAGCAGAACCTCAAGTCGCGTACTCCCTCGCCGGCGGTGGGCAAGTCGGCCAAGGCCAAGTCGGCGTCGCCGGCACCGGTGCCCAAATCTGCGGCTCCAGTGGTTCAGGCAGCTCCTGCACCCGTTCCCGTGGCAGAGCCTGCTCCGGCACCTGAGGCAGCACCTACTCCTGCACCGGTGGAGGCTCCAGCTCCATCTCCAGCTCCCGTTGAGATCAAGCCAGAGGAGCCAGCAGCGCCTGAAGCTGCGCCCGTGGCCGTGATAGTCAgcgcagcagaagcagaaccGGAACCGGAAGCACCAGCCACCAAAGAAGAAGCAGCTGCTCCAGTTGCACCCGCACCCGCACCCACAGCTGCCGAGGATTTGCCCACAATTGTGATCGAAGCCACCGCCGAGTTTGTGCGCACCGTCAGCGTGGAGCAGCTGGCGCCCAGTCCCGCAGAGGCCACCCAATCCTCGCCAGACGAATCCCAGCCAGAGTCCACGACCGCCTAA
- the Cyp4d1 gene encoding cytochrome P450 4d1 isoform X2 has protein sequence MWLLLALVLLLAILALEMLRFVRNMRTVPAPLPLPLLGNAHLFWGLSPAEAILKIGELAERHGDAFGLFLGPSYSVMLFNPRDVEKVLNSTQLLNKSQEYSFLNRWLNEGLLVSSGRKWHRRRKIITPAFHFRILEPYVEIFDRQSLRLVEELRLKRSRGQEKINLGEAIHLCTLDAICETAMGVSINAQSNADSEYVQAVKTISMVLHKRMFNILYRFDLTYMLTPLARAEKKALDVLHQFTEKIIVQRREEIIRGGNGGDQGSTGSTEDADVGAKRKMAFLDILLQSTIDERPLSNLDIREEVDTFMFEGHDTTSSALMFLFYNIATHPEAQRRCFEEIRSVMGEDRSTPVTYELLNRLHYVDLCVKETLRMYPSVPLLGRKVLEDCEINGKLIPAGTNIGISPLYLGRREELFSEPNSFKPERFDVVTTAEKLNPYAYIPFSAGPRNCIGQKFAMLEIKAIAANVLRHYEVDFVGDTSQPPVLIAELILRTKDPLMFKVRERVY, from the exons ATGTGGCTCCTGCTGGCACTCGTCCTGCTCCTGGCGATCCTGGCCCTGGAGATGCTGCGCTTCGTGCGGAACATGCGGACTGTTCCGGCTCCTCTGCCGCTGCCCCTGCTGGGCAATGCCCATCTCTTCTGGGGCCTCAGCCCCGCGGAGGCGATCCTGAAGATTGGCGAACTGGCGGAGCGGCACGGCGACGCCTTCGGCCTCTTCCTGGGGCCCTCCTACAGCGTGATGCTCTTCAATCCGCGCGACGTGGAGAAGGTGCTGAACAGCACCCAGCTGCTGAACAAGTCGCAGGAGTACTCCTTCCTCAACCGCTGGCTGAACGAGGGACTGCTGGTGAGCAGTGGACGCAAGTGGCACCGCCGCCGCAAGATCATCACCCCGGCCTTCCACTTCCGCATCCTGGAGCCCTACGTGGAGATCTTCGACAGGCAGAGTCTTCGTCTCGTCGAGGAGCTGCGGCTGAAGAGGAGCAGAGGGCAGGAGAAGATCAACCTGGGCGAGGCCATTCACCTCTGCACCTTGGACGCCATTTGCG AAACCGCCATGGGTGTGTCCATCAATGCCCAATCGAATGCCGATTCCGAGTATGTTCAGGCGGTAAAAACCATATCGATGGTGCTGCACAAGCGCATGTTCAACATCCTCTACCGCTTCGACCTCACCTACATGCTGACCCCTTTGGCGCGGGCCGAGAAGAAGGCGCTGGATGTGCTGCACCAGTTCACCGAGAAGATCATTGTGCAGCGAAGGGAGGAGATTATCCGTGGAGGAAATGGAGGAGATCAAGGCAGTACAGGCAGCACCGAGGATGCCGATGTGGGCGCCAAGCGGAAGATGGCCTTCCTGGACATCCTGCTGCAGTCGACGATCGACGAGCGGCCGCTGAGCAATCTGGATATCCGCGAGGAGGTCGACACCTTCATGTTCGAGGGCCACGACACGACCTCCTCGGCGCTGATGTTCCTGTTCTACAACATAGCCACGCATCCGGAGGCGCAGAGGCGGTGCTTCGAGGAGATCCGATCGGTAATGGGCGAGGACAGGAGCACTCCAGTGACCTACGAGCTGCTGAACCGGCTGCACTACGTCGATCTGTGCGTGAAGGAGACGCTGCGGATGTATCCCTCGGTGCCGCTGCTGGGTCGCAAGGTGCTCGAGGATTGCGAGATAA ATGGAAAACTGATACCGGCGGGCACCAATATCGGCATTTCGCCACTTTACCTCGGCAGACGCGAGGAGCTCTTCAGCGAGCCCAATAGCTTCAAGCCGGAGCGCTTCGATGTGGTCACCACCGCCGAGAAGCTCAATCCCTATGCCTACATACCCTTCTCGGCCGGACCGCGCAACTGCATTGGCCAGAAGTTCGCCATGTTGGAGATCAAGGCCATCGCGGCCAATGTTTTGCGGCACTACGAGGTTGACTTTGTGGGCGATACCTCCCAGCCGCCCGTCCTCATTGCCGAGCTCATTCTGCGCACCAAGGACCCACTGATGTTCAAGGTGCGGGAGCGAGTCTACTGA
- the Cyp4d1 gene encoding cytochrome P450 4d1 isoform X1 has translation MFLVIGAILASGLFVGLLLYQLKFKRLINLISYMPGPPALPLVGHGHHFIGLPPHEMVQKIFEFMEKYSKDQVLKVWLGPELNVLMANPKDVEVVLGTLRFNDKAGEYKALEPWLKEGLLVSRGRKWHKRRKIITPAFHFKILDQFVEVFEKGSRDLLRNMERDRLRSGDAGFSLYDWINLCTMDTICETAMGVSINAQSNADSEYVQAVKTISMVLHKRMFNILYRFDLTYMLTPLARAEKKALDVLHQFTEKIIVQRREEIIRGGNGGDQGSTGSTEDADVGAKRKMAFLDILLQSTIDERPLSNLDIREEVDTFMFEGHDTTSSALMFLFYNIATHPEAQRRCFEEIRSVMGEDRSTPVTYELLNRLHYVDLCVKETLRMYPSVPLLGRKVLEDCEINGKLIPAGTNIGISPLYLGRREELFSEPNSFKPERFDVVTTAEKLNPYAYIPFSAGPRNCIGQKFAMLEIKAIAANVLRHYEVDFVGDTSQPPVLIAELILRTKDPLMFKVRERVY, from the exons ATGTTCCTGGTCATCGGCGCCATCCTGGCCAGCGGCCTCTTCGTGGGCCTGCTGCTCTACCAGCTGAAGTTCAAGCGGCTGATCAACCTGATTAGCTACATGCCGGGTCCTCCGGCGCTGCCACTGGTGGGCCATGGCCACCACTTCATCGGCCTGCCGCCGCACGAGATGGTCCAGAAGATATTCGAGTTCATGGAGAAGTACTCCAAGGACCAGGTGCTCAAGGTCTGGCTGGGGCCGGAGCTGAATGTCCTGATGGCCAATCCCAAGGACGTGGAGGTGGTCCTGGGCACCCTGCGGTTCAATGACAAGGCCGGCGAGTACAAGGCCCTGGAGCCGTGGCTCAAGGAGGGTCTGCTGGTCAGCCGTGGTCGCAAATGGCACAAGCGACGCAAGATCATCACGCCCGCCTTCCACTTCAAGATCCTCGATCAGTTCGTCGAGGTCTTCGAGAAGGGATCCCGTGATCTGCTGCGGAACATGGAAAGGGATCGTCTGAGGAGCGGAGACGCTGGGTTCAGTCTCTACGATTGGATCAATCTGTGCACTATGGACACGATCTGCG AAACCGCCATGGGTGTGTCCATCAATGCCCAATCGAATGCCGATTCCGAGTATGTTCAGGCGGTAAAAACCATATCGATGGTGCTGCACAAGCGCATGTTCAACATCCTCTACCGCTTCGACCTCACCTACATGCTGACCCCTTTGGCGCGGGCCGAGAAGAAGGCGCTGGATGTGCTGCACCAGTTCACCGAGAAGATCATTGTGCAGCGAAGGGAGGAGATTATCCGTGGAGGAAATGGAGGAGATCAAGGCAGTACAGGCAGCACCGAGGATGCCGATGTGGGCGCCAAGCGGAAGATGGCCTTCCTGGACATCCTGCTGCAGTCGACGATCGACGAGCGGCCGCTGAGCAATCTGGATATCCGCGAGGAGGTCGACACCTTCATGTTCGAGGGCCACGACACGACCTCCTCGGCGCTGATGTTCCTGTTCTACAACATAGCCACGCATCCGGAGGCGCAGAGGCGGTGCTTCGAGGAGATCCGATCGGTAATGGGCGAGGACAGGAGCACTCCAGTGACCTACGAGCTGCTGAACCGGCTGCACTACGTCGATCTGTGCGTGAAGGAGACGCTGCGGATGTATCCCTCGGTGCCGCTGCTGGGTCGCAAGGTGCTCGAGGATTGCGAGATAA ATGGAAAACTGATACCGGCGGGCACCAATATCGGCATTTCGCCACTTTACCTCGGCAGACGCGAGGAGCTCTTCAGCGAGCCCAATAGCTTCAAGCCGGAGCGCTTCGATGTGGTCACCACCGCCGAGAAGCTCAATCCCTATGCCTACATACCCTTCTCGGCCGGACCGCGCAACTGCATTGGCCAGAAGTTCGCCATGTTGGAGATCAAGGCCATCGCGGCCAATGTTTTGCGGCACTACGAGGTTGACTTTGTGGGCGATACCTCCCAGCCGCCCGTCCTCATTGCCGAGCTCATTCTGCGCACCAAGGACCCACTGATGTTCAAGGTGCGGGAGCGAGTCTACTGA
- the LOC108056412 gene encoding uncharacterized protein isoform X1 — protein sequence MTDVSHELGALRFVVDSPLSSKVAMFNNQATQHKQSQLLNPFSQDGRASSPKPTFSKDQYGKPLAGSLTEMRGQKANIHVMKEMLELCQIINSEGYDVKDEPTMRVIPFGELFNIYNYISDKVVGILLRARKHKLVDFEGEMLYQRRDDNVPVFLLKPIKEIRSEMDAKIEDIKRAASPAPPQSTSVLMDRSAHEQNLKSRTPSPAVGKSAKAKSASPAPVPKSAAPVVQAAPAPVPVAEPAPAPEAAPTPAPVEAPAPSPAPVEIKPEEPAAPEAAPVAVIVSAAEAEPEPEAPATKEEAAAPVAPAPAPTAAEDLPTIVIEATAEFVRTVSVEQLAPSPAEATQSSPDESQPESTTA from the exons ATGACGGACGTATCGCACGAATTGGGGGCCCTGCGTTTCGTAGTG GACTCGCCGCTCTCCTCCAAGGTAGCCATGTTCAACAACCAGGCGACGCAGCACAAGCAGTCGCAGCTGCTGAACCCCTTCTCCCAGGACGGACGCGCCTCCTCGCCCAAGCCGACCTTCTCGAAGGACCAGTACGGAAAGCCGCTGGCCGGCAGCCTCACGGAGATGCGTGGCCAGAAGGCCAACATCCATGTGATGAAGGAGATGCTCGAGCTGTGCCAGATCATCAATTCGGAGGGCTACGACGTCAAGGACGAGCCCACCATGCGCGTGATTCCCTTCGGCGAGCTGTTCAAT ATCTACAACTACATATCCGACAAGGTGGTGGGCATCCTGCTGCGCGCCCGCAAGCACAAGCTGGTGGACTTCGAGGGCGAGATGCTCTACCAGCGGCGGGACGACAATGTGCCGGTCTTCCTGCTGAAGCCGATCAAGGAGATCCGCAGCGAGATGGATGCCAAGATCGAGGACATCAAGCGGGCGGCCAGTCCGGCGCCGCCGCAGTCCACCTCGGTGCTGATGGACCGCAGTGCCCACGAGCAGAACCTCAAGTCGCGTACTCCCTCGCCGGCGGTGGGCAAGTCGGCCAAGGCCAAGTCGGCGTCGCCGGCACCGGTGCCCAAATCTGCGGCTCCAGTGGTTCAGGCAGCTCCTGCACCCGTTCCCGTGGCAGAGCCTGCTCCGGCACCTGAGGCAGCACCTACTCCTGCACCGGTGGAGGCTCCAGCTCCATCTCCAGCTCCCGTTGAGATCAAGCCAGAGGAGCCAGCAGCGCCTGAAGCTGCGCCCGTGGCCGTGATAGTCAgcgcagcagaagcagaaccGGAACCGGAAGCACCAGCCACCAAAGAAGAAGCAGCTGCTCCAGTTGCACCCGCACCCGCACCCACAGCTGCCGAGGATTTGCCCACAATTGTGATCGAAGCCACCGCCGAGTTTGTGCGCACCGTCAGCGTGGAGCAGCTGGCGCCCAGTCCCGCAGAGGCCACCCAATCCTCGCCAGACGAATCCCAGCCAGAGTCCACGACCGCCTAA
- the bcn92 gene encoding protein bcn92: protein MSTRRQAITLYRNLLRESEKLPSYNFRMYAARKIRDTFRANRGIRDFGEIDRQMVEGQQNLELIRRQVIIGHLYSTEKLVIENKKTLKPSDD from the exons ATGTCGACGCGTCGCCAGGCGATCACGTTATACAGGAATCTCCTGCGCGAATCGGAGAAGCTGCCCTCCTACAACTTCAG GATGTACGCTGCCCGCAAAATACGCGACACATTCCGTGCCAACAGGGGCATCCGGGATTTCGGGGAGATCGACCGGCAAATGGTCGAGGGACAGCAGAATCTGGAGCTGATACGTCGCCAG GTGATCATCGGGCATTTGTACAGCACCGAAAAGCTGGTCATAGAGAACAAGAAGACTCTGAAGCCCTCGGATGACTGA